A single region of the Paraburkholderia sp. SOS3 genome encodes:
- a CDS encoding VOC family protein: MGVQLNHTIVWCSDKRKSTRFLMDILALPDPVEFGQMLVVQLDNDVSLDFFERDGAISMQHYAFLVSEDEFDHAFARIRDRGLPYWADPGKQRAGETYLHNGGRGMYFDDPDGHFLEVMTRPYKIGT, encoded by the coding sequence ATGGGCGTCCAGCTAAATCACACGATTGTCTGGTGCAGCGACAAGCGGAAGTCGACTCGATTCCTGATGGACATCCTGGCGCTTCCAGATCCCGTCGAGTTCGGGCAGATGCTCGTCGTTCAGCTCGACAATGACGTGTCGCTCGACTTCTTCGAACGCGACGGCGCAATCTCGATGCAGCACTATGCGTTTCTGGTCAGCGAGGACGAATTCGACCACGCCTTCGCCCGTATTCGCGATAGAGGACTTCCATACTGGGCCGACCCGGGCAAACAGCGCGCCGGCGAAACCTATCTGCACAACGGCGGCCGGGGAATGTATTTCGACGATCCCGATGGTCATTTTCTCGAGGTCATGACGCGCCCTTACAAGATCGGGACCTAG
- a CDS encoding oxidoreductase, translating into MASGKILLITGVSSGFGLALAKEALAVGHTVVGTVRSAQAKYDFESLSAAAFARVLDVTDFDSIDGIVSEIEASVGPVDVLVNNAGYGHEGIMEESPLSEMRRQFDVNVFGAVAMMKAVLPYMRKRRRGHILNVTSMGGHITMPGIAYYCGSKFALVGISETLGKEVGSFGIAVTAVAPGSFRTNWAGRSMIRTPRSIPDYDAIFDPIRKAREEKDGRQLGDPRKAALAMLAAIAADHPPAHLLLGSDALGLVRDRLSALADEIRAWETVTVSTDG; encoded by the coding sequence ATGGCATCCGGCAAAATTCTGCTCATTACAGGCGTCAGCAGCGGCTTTGGCCTCGCGCTCGCGAAGGAAGCGCTAGCTGTCGGTCATACGGTGGTCGGCACGGTAAGGAGTGCACAGGCCAAATACGATTTCGAGTCGCTGTCAGCGGCTGCTTTTGCACGTGTCCTCGATGTGACCGATTTCGACAGCATCGACGGTATCGTGTCGGAGATCGAGGCGAGCGTGGGGCCTGTCGACGTACTGGTCAACAACGCAGGCTATGGTCACGAAGGCATCATGGAAGAATCGCCGCTATCGGAAATGCGGCGGCAGTTCGATGTCAACGTATTCGGCGCGGTCGCGATGATGAAAGCGGTCTTGCCCTACATGCGCAAGCGTCGACGCGGCCACATTCTGAACGTGACATCGATGGGCGGTCATATCACCATGCCTGGGATCGCTTACTACTGCGGTAGCAAATTCGCGCTTGTCGGGATCTCCGAAACGCTCGGCAAGGAGGTCGGGTCTTTCGGTATCGCCGTAACAGCCGTTGCGCCGGGTTCGTTCCGCACCAATTGGGCTGGCCGCTCGATGATTCGAACGCCTCGCTCGATTCCCGACTACGACGCGATCTTCGATCCGATCCGCAAGGCACGCGAGGAGAAAGACGGCAGGCAGCTGGGGGATCCACGGAAAGCAGCGCTCGCGATGCTCGCGGCGATTGCCGCGGACCATCCACCCGCCCACCTGTTGCTCGGCAGCGATGCACTGGGACTCGTGCGAGACAGGTTGTCGGCACTTGCAGACGAAATCCGCGCATGGGAAACGGTGACGGTCTCGACGGACGGGTGA